The following are encoded in a window of Lacinutrix sp. WUR7 genomic DNA:
- a CDS encoding GreA/GreB family elongation factor yields the protein MKYGSIVLEKKEYVTLKQLLNLSESYKESTRKSSILRLKEELKSAIILDEKELPEDIIRFNSNVVVATKDGWQNDFQLVGATESNFSNKKVSILTPMGLAIIGYAEGDVIDWEFPGGVKSLEIKEVKRTEKVKK from the coding sequence ATGAAGTATGGCAGTATAGTATTAGAGAAAAAGGAATATGTTACATTAAAACAGTTACTTAATTTATCTGAAAGTTATAAAGAATCTACAAGAAAGTCCTCTATTTTAAGATTGAAGGAAGAGTTGAAAAGTGCTATAATATTAGATGAAAAAGAATTACCAGAAGATATTATTCGGTTTAATTCTAATGTCGTTGTGGCAACAAAAGATGGTTGGCAAAATGATTTTCAACTGGTAGGAGCAACAGAAAGTAATTTTTCGAATAAAAAAGTTTCTATTTTAACCCCAATGGGTTTAGCTATTATTGGCTACGCAGAGGGAGATGTGATAGATTGGGAGTTTCCTGGAGGTGTGAAATCTTTAGAAATTAAAGAAGTAAAACGGACAGAAAAAGTAAAGAAATAA
- a CDS encoding Glu/Leu/Phe/Val dehydrogenase, whose product MTLTKELKKKKQPKQGMLANVMQQFDTAANMVDLNPNIRKILEVTNNELIIHFPVRMDNGEVEIFKGYRVQHNNALGPYKGGLRYHPTIDIDSVKALAMWMTWKTSLAGLPYGGAKGGIQMDPKKYSNGELERITRRFTYALGENIGPEHDIPAPDVNTNSQTMAWIADTYMSTKAPSERSKNQHVVTGKPVGSGGLEGRDRATGFGVFLTIKYWAENKNVDLKGKTFIVQGFGNVGYWAAHFLELEGAKMVGVQDAFGSISNTEGLSVEHLFEYIKNNQGSIQGFPGATAVLKEDFFALDCDICIPAALGNQITKENANDIKAFLIAEGANGPTTVEAEKILLEKGSTIIPDILCNSGGVIGSYFEWLQNRNGELWELDEILIKLDKKIKEVFNKVLNKAESKDIDLRSAAYFIAIERIEKAYVQRGIFP is encoded by the coding sequence ATGACTTTAACAAAAGAATTAAAAAAGAAAAAACAACCAAAACAAGGGATGCTGGCAAATGTTATGCAACAATTTGATACTGCAGCAAATATGGTTGATTTAAATCCAAACATTAGAAAAATACTAGAAGTAACTAATAACGAATTAATCATTCATTTTCCAGTGCGTATGGATAATGGAGAAGTGGAGATTTTTAAAGGTTACAGAGTACAGCACAACAACGCTTTAGGTCCGTATAAAGGAGGATTACGTTACCATCCTACAATAGATATAGATTCTGTAAAAGCATTAGCAATGTGGATGACCTGGAAAACATCACTAGCAGGATTGCCTTATGGTGGAGCAAAAGGAGGAATTCAAATGGATCCTAAAAAATATTCTAATGGAGAATTAGAACGTATTACAAGACGTTTTACGTATGCTTTAGGAGAAAATATTGGACCAGAACACGATATTCCAGCTCCAGATGTAAATACAAATTCGCAAACTATGGCTTGGATTGCAGATACCTATATGTCTACAAAAGCACCATCTGAACGTTCTAAAAACCAACACGTAGTAACCGGAAAGCCTGTAGGTTCTGGAGGATTAGAAGGTAGAGATAGAGCAACAGGATTTGGTGTGTTTTTAACCATTAAATATTGGGCAGAAAATAAGAATGTAGACCTAAAAGGAAAAACTTTTATTGTACAAGGTTTTGGAAACGTAGGCTATTGGGCAGCACACTTTTTAGAATTAGAAGGTGCCAAAATGGTAGGTGTTCAGGATGCTTTTGGATCTATTTCTAACACCGAAGGATTGTCTGTGGAGCATTTGTTTGAATACATTAAAAATAACCAAGGAAGTATTCAAGGATTCCCAGGCGCTACAGCTGTTTTAAAAGAAGATTTCTTTGCTTTAGACTGTGATATCTGTATTCCTGCAGCATTAGGTAATCAAATTACTAAAGAAAATGCTAACGATATTAAAGCTTTTTTAATAGCTGAAGGTGCAAACGGACCAACAACTGTGGAAGCAGAAAAAATACTATTAGAAAAGGGAAGTACCATCATTCCAGATATTTTATGTAATTCTGGAGGTGTAATTGGTAGTTATTTTGAATGGTTACAAAACCGAAACGGAGAGCTGTGGGAGTTAGATGAAATCTTAATCAAACTAGATAAAAAAATAAAAGAGGTCTTTAATAAGGTGCTAAATAAAGCAGAAAGTAAAGACATAGATTTACGCTCGGCAGCTTATTTTATAGCAATAGAACGTATTGAAAAGGCGTATGTACAACGAGGAATTTTTCCTTAA
- a CDS encoding sigma-54 dependent transcriptional regulator yields the protein MELNRENILIVDDDVHILELIQRHLQALNYHTYKAVSVKEAIAILQDKSIDLLITDLKMPGVDGLELVKYVSEHFPNIPKLVVTGFPSIEGALDAFKSGAMEYLTKPFTKEELKTAVAKALKEQPKKVLVTSNKTEDKKAYGELIGQSPAIKKVTDVIDRVKNNKATVFITGESGTGKELVARSIHYMGKYATAPFIAVNCGAIPENLLESELFGYTKGAFTGAENDRNGFFQAANKGTIFLDEIGNASLATQLRLLRVLQEKEVVRVGSQKVEPVDIRVIAATNVNLKDLIKTGRFREDLYYRLTVVEIEVPPLRERKEDISLLVNKFLFKYGVEFKDKLISISSEALAALERYNWPGNIRELENVIQRAVIMCEKQVRIQDLPDHLKYTIAFPEENQEFLPLKAMEKKYILKVLEATNNNKTKAAKILQIDRKTLGEKIK from the coding sequence ATGGAATTAAATCGTGAAAATATATTAATTGTGGATGATGATGTTCATATTTTAGAGCTCATTCAACGACATTTACAAGCATTAAATTATCATACGTATAAGGCGGTTTCGGTAAAAGAAGCTATTGCTATCTTACAAGATAAGTCGATAGATTTATTAATTACCGACTTAAAAATGCCTGGTGTAGATGGTTTAGAGTTGGTAAAATATGTCTCCGAGCATTTTCCAAACATACCAAAACTAGTGGTTACTGGTTTTCCTTCTATTGAAGGTGCTTTAGATGCCTTTAAATCTGGAGCAATGGAATATTTAACCAAGCCATTTACTAAAGAGGAATTAAAAACAGCCGTTGCAAAAGCTTTAAAAGAACAACCAAAAAAAGTGCTAGTTACTTCTAATAAAACGGAAGATAAAAAGGCCTATGGTGAACTTATTGGACAATCTCCAGCGATAAAAAAAGTAACCGATGTTATCGATCGTGTTAAAAATAATAAAGCAACCGTTTTTATAACCGGAGAAAGCGGAACAGGAAAAGAGCTAGTTGCGCGTTCTATTCATTATATGGGTAAATATGCAACAGCACCTTTTATTGCTGTAAATTGTGGTGCTATCCCTGAAAACTTATTAGAATCGGAGTTGTTTGGTTATACCAAAGGTGCTTTTACAGGTGCAGAGAATGATAGAAATGGATTCTTTCAAGCAGCAAATAAAGGAACTATATTTTTAGACGAAATAGGAAATGCATCTTTAGCAACACAATTGCGTTTGTTGCGTGTTTTACAAGAAAAGGAAGTGGTTCGTGTAGGCTCACAAAAGGTAGAACCTGTAGATATTCGCGTCATTGCTGCAACCAATGTCAATCTGAAAGACCTAATAAAAACAGGGCGTTTTAGGGAAGATCTTTACTATCGTTTAACCGTTGTTGAGATAGAAGTTCCTCCATTAAGAGAACGAAAAGAAGACATCTCTCTTTTAGTAAATAAGTTTTTGTTTAAGTATGGCGTGGAGTTTAAAGACAAATTAATCTCTATTTCTTCAGAAGCACTTGCTGCTTTAGAACGATATAATTGGCCAGGAAATATTAGAGAACTAGAAAATGTTATTCAGCGCGCTGTAATTATGTGCGAAAAGCAGGTTCGTATTCAAGATCTACCGGATCATTTAAAATATACGATTGCCTTCCCAGAAGAAAATCAGGAGTTCCTACCTTTAAAAGCAATGGAGAAAAAATACATCCTTAAAGTTTTAGAGGCTACCAATAATAATAAAACGAAAGCGGCTAAAATTCTTCAAATAGATCGTAAAACCTTAGGTGAAAAAATAAAATAA
- a CDS encoding sensor histidine kinase: MAPLITTEDKLKERIKELTCLYAISSYIANCNIEDINPTIQAIAISLKDAIRFPEDASVEILIEDALFKTGKAPVEKVFILSAIKTFNTPIGSIKIGYSESKYTANSFLNEEKQLLQKVALEIGNLLERKQILENEAITRRQIERTDRLAILGEITAGIAHELNTPLANILGYSELLKEQFVNNTKAINDLEKITNSAIYSREVVKKLMFFSCDMPQQMKVTNIVPIIKDAISLLKPNFIKKNIDCQLQFEDTDIPLRVDAIQLTQVIFNLVINAIYFSPKNGIIKVHVIQNEKDIEIQISDQGKGIDAANSESIFNPFFTTKPVGEGSGLGLSVVHGIVKSHKGSIKHKPNIPKGTIFTINLPKN; the protein is encoded by the coding sequence ATGGCACCATTAATTACAACAGAAGATAAATTAAAAGAGCGTATTAAAGAGCTTACTTGTTTGTATGCAATAAGTTCGTATATCGCTAATTGTAATATTGAAGACATTAATCCTACCATACAAGCGATAGCAATAAGTTTAAAAGATGCTATTCGTTTTCCGGAAGATGCTTCCGTAGAAATATTGATAGAGGATGCATTATTTAAAACAGGAAAAGCCCCTGTAGAAAAAGTGTTTATTCTTTCGGCTATTAAAACCTTTAATACACCAATTGGTTCTATAAAAATTGGGTATTCTGAATCTAAATATACTGCGAATAGTTTTTTAAATGAAGAAAAACAGCTTTTACAAAAAGTAGCTTTAGAAATTGGGAATTTATTAGAACGAAAACAAATTCTAGAAAACGAAGCGATAACTAGAAGACAAATAGAACGTACAGACCGTTTAGCTATTTTAGGAGAAATCACAGCAGGAATTGCGCATGAACTTAATACGCCATTGGCAAATATTTTAGGGTATTCAGAGCTATTGAAAGAGCAGTTTGTAAATAATACAAAAGCTATAAACGATTTAGAAAAAATTACAAATAGTGCAATTTATTCGAGAGAAGTAGTTAAAAAACTCATGTTTTTTTCTTGTGATATGCCACAGCAAATGAAAGTAACGAATATCGTTCCAATTATTAAAGATGCCATCAGTCTTTTAAAACCTAATTTCATTAAAAAGAATATTGATTGCCAATTGCAATTTGAAGATACAGATATTCCACTTCGTGTAGACGCTATTCAGTTAACCCAAGTTATTTTTAATTTAGTTATTAATGCTATTTATTTTTCACCAAAAAACGGTATTATAAAAGTGCATGTAATCCAAAATGAAAAGGATATTGAAATACAAATTAGCGATCAAGGAAAAGGAATTGATGCAGCGAATAGCGAAAGTATTTTTAATCCTTTTTTTACAACAAAACCTGTTGGAGAAGGTTCTGGTTTAGGATTAAGCGTTGTACATGGTATTGTTAAAAGTCATAAAGGAAGCATAAAACATAAACCCAATATTCCAAAAGGAACTATTTTTACTATAAACCTTCCTAAAAATTAA
- a CDS encoding ABC transporter ATP-binding protein, with product MQHLKSSDNKDKTKPKVTMVKAFKTIIWPRRKLVFIGLILIIIKSISGLILPWQSKVLLDDVVPSKDPSQLYTLIGIVLLAILVQAVTSYLLTKILSVQAQYLISELRAQVQKKVLSLPISFFDNTKSGALVSRIMTDVEGVRNLIGTGLVQLVGGTFTAVVSLIILIKLNAWMTLFVFIPLSIFGIIALKAFKYIRPIFRTRGKINAEVTGRLTETLAGVRVIKAFNAEEQENLAFEKGVDRLFQNVKKSLTATALMTSSSTFLIGVATTGIMGIGGYYMIIGEMTTGDFLFFTLVLGFMIAPIIQMSNIGSQLTEALAGLDRTEELMNMAAEEDDANRTEELQDFKGEIEFKDVSFAYEEGKSVLHDISFKAPSGSVIALVGSSGSGKSTIAGLSATFLNPESGQITIDGKDLSKVKLNSFRRHLGVVLQDEFLFEGTIRENIMFPRPNASEEQLQAAVKAAYVNEFTDRFDDGLETLIGERGVKLSGGQRQRIAIARAILADPKVIILDEATSNLDTESEALIQKSLAQLTKNRTTIVIAHRLSTIRKADQILVIENGKIAERGNHDTLIASKGRYFDLYTYQAKI from the coding sequence ATGCAGCATTTAAAATCTTCGGATAATAAAGATAAAACAAAACCAAAAGTAACTATGGTTAAGGCCTTTAAGACCATTATTTGGCCAAGACGTAAATTGGTATTCATTGGTTTGATCCTAATCATCATTAAAAGTATTTCTGGGTTAATATTGCCTTGGCAAAGTAAAGTATTGCTTGATGACGTTGTGCCATCTAAAGATCCTAGTCAGTTATACACTTTAATAGGTATTGTATTACTTGCAATTTTAGTCCAAGCAGTTACTTCTTATTTATTGACAAAAATATTGAGTGTTCAGGCACAATACTTAATTTCAGAGTTACGAGCACAAGTACAAAAAAAGGTGCTATCGCTTCCTATTAGCTTTTTTGATAATACAAAATCTGGTGCATTAGTTTCTAGAATAATGACCGATGTAGAAGGTGTTAGAAATCTTATTGGTACAGGTTTAGTGCAATTAGTTGGAGGAACATTTACTGCAGTAGTATCTCTAATTATTTTAATTAAACTAAATGCTTGGATGACACTTTTTGTATTCATTCCATTATCTATTTTCGGAATAATCGCATTAAAAGCATTTAAATATATAAGACCCATTTTTAGAACTAGAGGTAAAATTAATGCAGAGGTTACAGGTCGATTAACCGAAACTTTAGCTGGAGTTCGTGTCATTAAAGCGTTTAATGCCGAAGAACAAGAAAATCTAGCTTTTGAAAAAGGAGTAGATCGATTGTTTCAAAATGTAAAAAAGAGTTTAACCGCTACTGCTTTAATGACTAGTTCATCTACTTTTTTAATAGGAGTTGCAACTACTGGAATCATGGGAATTGGTGGCTATTATATGATTATTGGCGAAATGACTACGGGAGATTTTCTATTCTTCACTTTAGTTTTAGGATTTATGATTGCTCCAATTATTCAAATGAGTAATATTGGAAGTCAGTTAACCGAAGCATTAGCAGGATTAGATAGAACGGAAGAATTGATGAATATGGCTGCGGAAGAGGATGATGCCAATCGTACTGAAGAATTGCAAGATTTTAAAGGAGAAATAGAATTTAAGGATGTTTCTTTTGCATACGAAGAAGGAAAGTCTGTGCTTCATGATATTAGTTTTAAAGCACCTTCGGGTTCTGTGATTGCTTTGGTTGGTAGTTCGGGATCCGGAAAATCTACTATTGCAGGATTATCTGCTACCTTTTTAAATCCGGAATCGGGTCAAATAACCATCGATGGTAAAGATTTATCTAAAGTAAAATTAAATAGCTTCCGAAGACATTTAGGAGTTGTGTTGCAAGATGAGTTTTTGTTTGAAGGAACCATTAGAGAAAATATTATGTTTCCTAGACCAAATGCTTCCGAAGAACAATTACAAGCAGCAGTTAAAGCAGCTTATGTGAATGAGTTTACGGATCGTTTTGATGATGGTTTAGAAACACTGATTGGCGAAAGAGGTGTGAAGCTGTCTGGCGGACAAAGACAACGTATTGCAATAGCTAGAGCAATTCTTGCAGATCCAAAAGTGATTATTTTAGACGAAGCGACTTCTAATTTAGATACCGAAAGTGAAGCGTTAATTCAGAAATCTTTAGCGCAATTAACTAAAAATAGAACAACAATTGTGATTGCGCACCGATTAAGTACGATTCGTAAAGCAGATCAAATTTTGGTAATTGAAAATGGGAAAATTGCAGAGCGAGGAAATCATGATACCTTAATTGCATCCAAAGGTAGATACTTTGACTTGTATACCTATCAAGCTAAAATTTAA
- a CDS encoding multidrug effflux MFS transporter, translating to MQKKQTVKFEFIALMASLMSIVALAIDAILPAMSAIGISINSLDTNNNQLLITMIFLGLGFGQLLFGPLSDSFGRKPIVYIGFSVFAVASVICVLAPSLEWMVAGRILQGIGLAAPRTIAIAVIRDMYKGDYMAKIMSFVTTFFILVPVIAPVMGKFILNHYNWKGIFYVQLVMALLVSIWFWKRQPETLKPEYKIKFTKHVFLDGLKELIKHKETMGFTVISGLISGAFIVYLSASQIIFENQYGLIDEFPYIFAGLAAGVGLSTFLNGSFVMRIGMWRLSYLAIILFSVNAFIYVLLFWNSANPPLAIILLFMAVQFFTIGFIFGNLRAIAMEPIGHIAGIGAAITGFVSTLMAVPIANFIGSFVKDTALPLFIGFTVFGTLSFFIFIRMRVLHSRSLVDA from the coding sequence ATGCAAAAAAAACAAACTGTAAAATTTGAATTTATAGCCTTAATGGCTTCCTTAATGTCTATTGTTGCTTTAGCTATTGATGCTATTTTACCTGCAATGTCGGCAATCGGGATTTCAATTAACAGTCTGGATACCAACAACAACCAATTGCTAATTACCATGATTTTTCTTGGTTTAGGTTTTGGTCAATTATTATTTGGACCATTGTCCGATAGTTTTGGAAGAAAACCAATTGTATATATTGGGTTTTCTGTTTTTGCTGTTGCTAGTGTTATTTGTGTGCTCGCTCCTTCCCTAGAATGGATGGTTGCTGGAAGAATTTTACAAGGTATTGGCTTAGCAGCACCAAGAACCATTGCCATTGCTGTTATTAGGGATATGTATAAAGGCGATTACATGGCAAAAATCATGTCTTTTGTAACTACCTTTTTTATTTTAGTTCCTGTTATTGCTCCTGTAATGGGGAAATTTATTTTAAACCATTATAATTGGAAAGGCATTTTTTATGTACAATTAGTCATGGCTTTATTAGTCAGTATTTGGTTTTGGAAAAGACAACCAGAAACCCTAAAACCAGAATATAAAATTAAGTTTACCAAGCATGTTTTTCTGGATGGTTTAAAGGAATTAATAAAACACAAAGAAACCATGGGATTTACCGTTATTTCTGGTCTTATTTCTGGGGCTTTTATTGTGTATTTAAGCGCATCCCAAATCATTTTTGAAAACCAATATGGTTTGATTGATGAGTTCCCATACATTTTTGCTGGCTTAGCTGCCGGTGTTGGTTTATCTACTTTTTTAAATGGTAGTTTTGTTATGCGAATAGGTATGTGGCGTTTGTCTTATTTAGCAATTATACTATTTAGTGTAAATGCGTTCATATATGTGCTTCTTTTTTGGAATTCTGCAAACCCACCCTTAGCAATAATTCTCTTATTTATGGCGGTTCAGTTTTTTACTATTGGCTTTATTTTTGGAAACTTAAGAGCTATAGCCATGGAACCTATTGGCCATATTGCAGGAATTGGGGCAGCAATTACAGGATTTGTATCGACATTAATGGCTGTGCCAATTGCTAATTTTATTGGAAGCTTTGTTAAAGATACTGCCTTACCGCTATTTATAGGTTTCACCGTTTTTGGAACCCTTTCTTTCTTTATTTTTATTCGTATGCGTGTTTTGCATTCGCGAAGTTTGGTGGATGCTTAA
- a CDS encoding proline iminopeptidase-family hydrolase yields MKIKIIVLVVLSVCCLNCKKEHTQEHAGHLEYEATNSSAENYLVPQKDDQFLGGIKMIPITTPKGEFKVWTKRVGNNPTMKVLLLHGGPGMTHEIYECFDGYFPQENIEYYYYDQLGSYYSDQPKDLSLWDSDRFVEEVEQVRIALGLDKDNFYLYGQSWGGILGMQYALKYQENLKGLIISNMVASIPEYQKYSDEVLAPKMDPEVLKEIMSYEDKEDYTNPRYMELIVNNYYTEHVIRMPVSEWPEPINRGFKHLNPEVYVTMQGPSEFGIKGDATLKNWDVTDRLKEIKIPTLTIGATHDTMDPEHMKWISTEVQNGRFLLCPNGSHLSQFDDQKVFFKGLIDFIKDVDSGSF; encoded by the coding sequence ATGAAAATCAAAATAATAGTACTAGTCGTATTAAGTGTATGCTGTTTGAACTGTAAAAAAGAGCATACACAAGAACATGCTGGACATTTAGAATACGAAGCAACAAATAGTTCCGCTGAAAACTATCTAGTACCTCAAAAGGACGATCAATTTTTAGGCGGCATTAAAATGATTCCGATTACAACACCAAAAGGGGAATTTAAAGTATGGACTAAGCGTGTTGGTAATAATCCGACCATGAAAGTGCTTTTATTACATGGCGGACCAGGAATGACACATGAGATTTATGAATGCTTTGATGGTTACTTTCCGCAGGAAAATATAGAATACTATTATTACGACCAACTAGGATCGTATTACAGTGATCAACCAAAAGATTTAAGCCTTTGGGATTCAGATCGTTTTGTGGAAGAAGTAGAGCAAGTACGAATTGCTTTAGGTTTAGATAAAGACAATTTTTATTTATACGGACAATCTTGGGGAGGAATTCTTGGGATGCAATATGCTTTGAAATACCAAGAAAATTTAAAAGGATTAATTATTTCGAATATGGTGGCTTCTATTCCAGAATATCAAAAATATAGTGACGAAGTACTTGCTCCAAAAATGGATCCAGAAGTTTTAAAAGAGATTATGAGTTATGAAGACAAAGAAGATTATACCAATCCGCGGTACATGGAATTGATTGTCAATAATTACTATACAGAACACGTGATTCGAATGCCTGTTTCCGAGTGGCCAGAACCAATAAATAGAGGCTTTAAGCATTTAAATCCGGAGGTATATGTGACTATGCAAGGACCAAGTGAATTCGGAATAAAAGGAGATGCAACCCTGAAAAATTGGGATGTTACCGATCGATTGAAAGAAATTAAAATTCCAACATTAACTATTGGTGCAACGCATGATACTATGGATCCAGAACACATGAAATGGATAAGTACTGAAGTACAAAACGGACGCTTTTTACTTTGCCCTAACGGAAGTCATCTTTCGCAATTTGATGATCAGAAAGTATTTTTTAAAGGACTGATTGATTTTATTAAAGATGTGGATTCGGGGAGTTTTTAA
- a CDS encoding DUF294 nucleotidyltransferase-like domain-containing protein, which translates to MKNTIAERILDFLKGFPPFDALTHEQLFNIATQVKVHYIEKDNYIFKQNEDLHDSFYVVKDGAIGIYRGNSLVDECDEGDIFGLRALIRKDQYLLDAKAIEESIVYSMSSKVLEDIIITNPKANQFLIASFATNTRNPYSEEDKGTLFANESFLQPNTNSFTEVQSANFSKNPIVCQAHTIIKEACLVMSARKVGSIIITENKQPIGIITDKDLRNKIATGLHTISEEVESIMSAPVITFPPTITVAEAQIAMLKNEISHLCITTDGTPNSELIGILSEHDIIVMHGNNPSVLIKEIKRATSAESLKFIREKAQELLKNYIEQHIPISFIANIISAINDAITKRIILLSITEIQEEPPVTFAWLAIGSQGRKEQLLLTDQDNALVFEDVSEDKKEATTSYFLKLAKGINNKLNTVGFELCPANMMASNPKWCLSVTEWKAQFKNWITHPDQDKIMLCNIFFDYDLVYGNHDLVNEMSTSIFEAIDSYEIFLNFMGRDALKNPAPLSFFRNFLVEDSGEHKDQFDIKARAIMPLVDAARLLVLSHNTKDVNSTIERFKKLAEIEPQTKDLYESCISAFRILLRFRTQQGLKNNDSGRFIDLNSLSKADRLKLKGCFKPIKDIQDLLKVRFKLSQLL; encoded by the coding sequence ATGAAGAATACTATTGCAGAACGTATTTTAGATTTCTTAAAAGGCTTTCCTCCTTTTGATGCCTTGACGCATGAGCAATTATTTAATATTGCCACCCAAGTTAAAGTGCATTATATAGAAAAAGACAACTATATTTTTAAGCAAAATGAAGATTTACACGATTCGTTTTACGTGGTAAAAGATGGCGCTATTGGTATTTATAGAGGAAATAGCTTGGTAGATGAATGTGATGAAGGCGATATTTTTGGCCTGCGTGCTTTAATTCGGAAAGATCAATATTTGCTAGATGCCAAAGCCATTGAAGAAAGTATTGTATACAGTATGTCTTCTAAAGTTTTAGAAGATATTATTATTACCAACCCAAAAGCGAATCAGTTTTTAATTGCCAGTTTTGCTACTAATACCCGCAATCCGTATTCGGAAGAAGACAAAGGAACCCTATTTGCTAACGAAAGTTTTTTACAACCCAATACCAATAGTTTTACCGAAGTACAATCTGCAAACTTCTCTAAAAACCCAATTGTTTGCCAAGCACATACTATTATAAAAGAAGCTTGTTTAGTGATGAGTGCACGCAAAGTAGGTTCGATTATTATTACCGAAAACAAGCAGCCAATAGGTATTATTACCGACAAAGATTTACGTAATAAAATAGCAACAGGATTACACACTATAAGCGAAGAAGTAGAAAGTATTATGTCGGCTCCTGTGATTACGTTTCCGCCAACCATAACCGTTGCCGAGGCTCAAATAGCCATGCTAAAAAATGAAATTTCTCATTTATGTATTACTACAGATGGCACGCCAAATTCGGAATTGATTGGCATTTTATCTGAGCATGATATTATTGTAATGCATGGCAATAATCCTTCCGTATTAATTAAAGAAATCAAGCGTGCAACCTCAGCCGAATCTTTAAAATTCATAAGAGAAAAAGCACAAGAACTACTTAAAAATTATATTGAACAGCATATACCTATTTCGTTTATCGCTAATATTATTTCAGCAATTAACGATGCCATTACAAAACGTATTATTCTATTAAGTATTACCGAAATACAAGAAGAACCTCCTGTAACTTTTGCTTGGCTGGCTATTGGTAGCCAAGGTAGAAAAGAGCAATTATTACTAACAGATCAAGACAATGCGCTAGTATTTGAAGATGTTTCCGAAGATAAAAAAGAAGCAACCACTTCCTATTTTTTAAAATTAGCAAAAGGGATTAACAATAAGCTAAATACGGTTGGTTTTGAACTTTGTCCAGCCAATATGATGGCTAGTAATCCCAAATGGTGTTTATCGGTTACCGAATGGAAAGCCCAATTTAAAAATTGGATTACCCATCCAGACCAAGATAAAATCATGCTTTGCAATATCTTTTTTGACTACGATTTGGTATATGGAAATCATGACCTGGTGAATGAGATGTCCACGAGTATTTTTGAAGCTATTGACAGCTATGAAATTTTCTTAAATTTCATGGGTCGTGATGCTCTAAAGAACCCAGCACCTTTAAGCTTTTTTAGAAATTTTTTAGTAGAAGATTCTGGCGAACATAAAGATCAGTTTGATATTAAAGCACGTGCTATTATGCCACTTGTAGATGCTGCACGACTGCTCGTTTTATCGCATAACACAAAAGACGTCAACAGTACAATTGAACGTTTTAAAAAACTTGCCGAGATAGAACCGCAAACCAAAGATTTATACGAATCTTGTATTAGTGCTTTTCGCATTTTATTGCGCTTTAGAACACAACAAGGTTTGAAAAATAACGATTCTGGGAGATTTATAGATTTGAATAGCCTGAGCAAAGCCGACAGACTAAAACTTAAAGGTTGTTTTAAACCCATAAAGGATATTCAAGATTTATTGAAAGTCCGTTTTAAACTCTCTCAATTATTATAA
- a CDS encoding PolC-type DNA polymerase III, whose amino-acid sequence MNWFKRKTYPDFYNAYAESFKGKNNPLETTRFVVFDTETTGLNPNEDLILSIGTVTIQNFSINVSDSLECYVQQEHFNADTVKIHGILKAGSIRKIEETEAIKLFLKHIEGAVLVAHHIAFDVTMINQALKRMDLPKLKNKLVDTGLLYKKTKYVKDHTHYSLDQLCNTFNITMHDRHTASGDAYLTAVLFLKFAALLKKKKNRDLRLSDF is encoded by the coding sequence ATGAATTGGTTTAAACGCAAAACATATCCAGACTTTTATAACGCTTACGCGGAAAGTTTTAAAGGCAAAAACAACCCTTTAGAAACTACACGATTTGTTGTTTTTGATACCGAAACTACAGGGTTAAATCCAAACGAAGATCTTATTTTATCTATTGGAACAGTAACCATACAAAACTTCAGTATAAACGTTTCCGATAGCTTGGAATGCTATGTGCAACAAGAACATTTTAATGCGGATACGGTAAAAATTCATGGTATTTTAAAAGCAGGATCTATTCGTAAAATAGAAGAAACGGAAGCCATAAAGTTATTCTTAAAACATATTGAAGGTGCTGTTTTGGTAGCACACCATATCGCTTTTGATGTGACTATGATTAACCAAGCTTTAAAACGAATGGATTTACCAAAACTTAAAAATAAACTAGTAGATACAGGGCTACTTTACAAAAAAACGAAATACGTAAAAGACCATACACATTATAGTTTAGATCAACTTTGCAATACTTTTAATATTACGATGCATGATAGGCATACTGCTTCTGGTGACGCGTATTTAACTGCTGTTTTATTTTTAAAGTTTGCTGCTTTATTAAAAAAGAAGAAAAATAGAGATTTGAGGTTAAGTGATTTTTAG